The DNA segment AGCACTTCCTCCGCATTCTCTTCAACTGCAGCAACAGAGAGCATGTGAATGAACAGTCAGACTGAATTCAAACCTTTTATTAAAGCAGTGTACAAGTTTTACATAAACTAACAAACCACTGCAAACTGTCCAATCATGCTAATATTTGCTATATATGATGTGTTTAATGCTGTTGCTTATTGTGATTACTTAAAGGGAatgacaaccaatttttatggTACCCCCTTTTTAGTAAGATGTAAAGCTTACTTTCAGAGTGTCCAATCCTACAGCATTAATGCTGGAAACATTGTGGAGCGTTTTTAATCAGAATTTTCCAATCTGCAGTTGTGATCAAGTTTATGAAGTCATACACTAGAggcatgctggaaacagtgatgGGCGAGTGCAATAGCAATCCTACACTGGAAATGGCGACAAGTGGTAGTGTGATGTAGTTATGTTATTCATGTAGTGCTGTAGTGTGATGTAGTTATGTTATTCATGAAAAGCACAATTAGATGATGGAATTTTGTACCTCAGAGGGAGAACACAGAACTCGGGTTATTCACTCGctcacacacatacatacacactcaCACCCATACAAAATCGCTCATGTGTTGTTACGTAATCAGCATCCAACTCTAGCACCAGAGTTTTGGCACATTGTAATACAACATACTATTTTTCATGGCTTTCAGTGCCAAATTAAAATTATAATTCTTACTTACACCGTAAACAGCATGCTTGATTCTATCATTATGAGCCATTTCTTTTAATTTCTATCAAGATCTCAAAACATGTTCTGGGCATTTGTCGGTCCCTATCTAGTTGCCCTAAACCTTTGATGCAGTTCTCACAATTATTTAATGCTCATACAAACTGCAATGCTGCATGTGCCTTGTAAGGCTACCTGTACTCCTGTCAAGCTACCTGAACACAGATTTCCAGCCCATACTGCCATTCGAAAATACCTCGCAAATAAAACTTCTAAATTGGCTGCAAGTCCACACATGCTATTCTGGTTCATGCTCGCCCAGTAACTGGTTGCTCTCTGCAGCACAGATGCCTGTAGAAGCAAAAAACATTCCCACAGATTTTAAAAGATGCCTTGTTTAAGCTTCCAGGTTGACTTATTCTGTCCGCACCTCTTTACTGCATATTGAAATGTGAGTATGCAGGCATTCTTGCATTCTATCTGCCCCAATCATGACGCAGTGGCCAGGAATCCCAATCACAACTCAGGCTCAGCAGTGGAATGCCGCTACTGTTGAGTCACCACAGTGAGTACTTTTCACTAAAACAGACACTGATGGAGAGAAAAATATGTACAGTGAACAATCCACTGTTGAGAAAACTACATGGTCGAAGAGATCAGTCAGTGCCATCACCTACGGCggcctttttttccttcttgagaCGCCGTAATGCCCAAGTACTAGGCCATGGATGAATATATAAAGAAAGCTCAATTCTGGAGCGAAGATGTTAACATGGGCTGGCAGTGCTGTCTCCTTGCCTCACACCGTGCTACTGCACTGTTTCAACTCTGGCTAAATTCTTAAATCAGACACAAATAGGCACCAAAAACGATATTCGTACCCGTAATATTGATATGTAAAGTGCAGTGTTATCTTTTCTTGCCATTTAATGTACGTTCTAGTGCACATCGACATGTCCACCTTGTGCCACCTTTGGTCATTGTTTAGTTGTATCAAAAGTGGTTTGCAAGAGTAGATTGATCGACGCTTAAATTAATGGGAAGCTTTAGCTTCTGGCTAACTGCACTTTCCCTCTTCAAATGCATATGAAATGCTCTCATAGACAGCTACTGAATCACTCTTATTGACATTTGTAGCataattaagaagaaaaaaaaaactcaacctCAGCAAATGTGAACAGCATaattttgactttttttttttgagttgaTGGAAATCAGTAACTATTTTTAAAATTGATGCACAGTTTAGGATTCTGCATTAAATCTGCAACAAAAACAGATCATAGGTGAGTGCCAGCAACGCCATTTTAAACACAGTTCTTACCGTAATTACTCGGAATAAGCCCCGACCGACGGTCACAACGTGCTTTCCACCAGTTCGGATCGGACATCATGTCGAAAACGTACAGCAAGTCCCCTTCTTCAAACGACAGCTCATCTGGCTGAAAAACAAGGAGAATACGATCCGCATGTTCTGCTGAGACATCAGATTTCTATCATTTTCCTCAACAAAAGTTAACACGTATCCGGTCGGCCGTACCCACCTGTTGAGCATGGTATTTGTAGAGTGCTCGGAAGACTTTCACGCTGCCTGCATATAATGTGCAAGTCAAGAAAATTCATGAGCTCTTTTACTAGCAATCGAGCAATCGCTTCACCCTTCATTATATAAATTATGATTCAGGATTGCGTGCATTAAGTTCGCCTTCTTTCCATAAAATTAAGCCGCGATATTGAGCTGAACCGCGGGTGTGGCCTCATTAGAAATGATGACATTATGTTGCGCGATGTCATCCATTCCCTCTGTCGCCTGCATTTGGTGCGACACCTGTTATTTCGCGGGAGCTTTAACAAGTAAATACTGCATGAGGTTTGAATTCATACCAGCAGAGATAGGCGGTCGAAATCCTATCGCGCTCTCCAGCTAGTTTAGGTTCGACTTACCAGGTTTCGGTGGTGGTGGAGCTGGCCTGGAAGGTTTGCTCGACATAGTTTGACAATTAAGTCTTTCACTACTTAGCCAAGAAAAGTCACTCCGGTCATTTGCACCGAGTCAATTAATTCGCGCGACGGATTGCTTTGCAACGGACGCTACAGACGCCTCATTCCGTAGGTTTCCGCCACTACCAATTGCAGACGCTTGTTTTGGTTGTTTTTATGTTACTTTACTTCCGTTTGAATGACCAGCAAGAGTGACGTCTTATGTGGGCTCAACACCTTAGTTATATCGCATTTATTATCACTTTAATTGGTGTTCTTTAGATATTGTATGCATACATTGGTATAATTAATATAAAATAAATGTCATGAACGCCGCTAGTGCCGCTGCGGTACTGCCACAGTAGCGAAAATGGCGGCCCCCTTAAAGCGTTTTGCCGCTGCGGTTTCAGGGGCAAGATCTAGGTTTCGCTTTCCCGCTGCTGAACGTGCTGGTCAAAATCAACAGTTGCGGCCATCAGCCACCCGTAAAACATGTTCAATATATGCGTACAACAAGGAAAACTTGTTGGGAACCGGCCTTATGCTGTTTCCGCCAGCGCGGCTTGCGGCGCGGTCGTCAAGTGGAGCTTGCTGGAACTGCTCCGAGGCTCTTACGAGAACAGATATTATATGCCGTCGATGCGAAAGCCTCCAAGAAATATCTCACACGCTGAACTTCTTCGAAGTGCTTGACGAAAAGGCGAAATATGACTTCGACGCCAGTAAGCTTCAGGAAAAGTTTCGAGAGTTGCAGCGCTTGCTTCACCCCGACAAGTTCGCTACCAGATCCAAGGTACGGAACCGCTGATGTTCTCCGGCACGAATATAAATTTATATTTCAGCAACCTGCGGGAAATCCGCGGTCACAAATGTATAGCAATGTACCAATGTCAATACAACTCGAGCAAAATTATTCTGTTTAGTTCGTTCTTCGAGGCAGTAGTAAATAAAGCGAGGTTAAGGGCGCCTGTTGCAGCATGATCACAGCGTTTTGGCTTATGCATTGTGCAAATGTGTGTACTACGTGAACATGCCTATTCTCTtgaagcttttttgtttgtttgtttgtttttttttttcgaaccgcGCCGGGTTTAATGACCGTGGGTACCGCGATCTGGCTGTTCCCTTGCCGAATCGGCCTACCAATCACAGCAGAGCACGCGCGCAGCGCGCGCCGCTGGGCTCCtttagccatagagtttctcactacattacctatagggaaatctggcactgctgcgttgtggtatgcatgggaatgccggtatattgtgacttcggattggcatcgttctcgtagagacaggacaccttgaagacgcgcttggtaaaccgttccgtctgtcacaatgattcactttctactaaaacagcacgtgaaaagctgttttagctttagtattacgcgaaaacatgttttgtttaactatgagaacttgttattgtgtgtacgactacatgttacgtgaaaagtatcagcgtgccgctaaagttggaggacagacgacaaggttcgcgctcgctttgaaacagttggccgtctgttcttgcttttcttcggttggttatgcattgtgggtgagtaaagatgtaatatgtgtgaatggaagcattttatgaagattttactttgagagcgcgttatttgcgtagccatagccacgttttagacgaagcctcttacaacaccagccaacacgagcctcgcagacacatataccgtcattcccatgacggcacggcgcccccttaagaaactcccatagacggtggcgccagattaccctctaggtgttatagtgagaaactctatgcctttagCCAACGTTCCTCTAGCACCGCCAGATGGTGCTTGCATCCGTGGCTGTGGCTTCAGCGGGAACTCCATAGAGTTACTATGTGTACTAACTCTATGGGTAACTCACGCTCACGCTCCTCAAGCAGGCTACTGTTTGTCACCGCCATTTTTGataggagatgccaataaatcatcatcagcgacggtgccggccgtgcgggggaaaaaaaaaagagtcagaAAGCTAGCCTTAGCGCATCCGCGGCTACACGGTATTGAGGAAGTAAACGCTTTTTAAAGATAGAATGGATTGCATTTGCGCTACGTACGTGTGCGCGTGCGTCCGTgtactcgtgtttcgactctttatgcactcacacaaagcatCGCTGTATATAGATTTCAACGACAATCTGCTgaatttttaacatttttttctctcttgttttCGTTAGTCACTTAACCCATACATCACATACAAAGGTATTTTGTGTTGTAGCAGTTAAATTGGATTGAATCAAACCCTAATTAGACAGATGTTCAGAGGAAGATGGAGAACACAGGATGACGCTGGACCAAACATTATTTTTGTCAGCGTTCT comes from the Dermacentor variabilis isolate Ectoservices chromosome 2, ASM5094787v1, whole genome shotgun sequence genome and includes:
- the Hsc20 gene encoding iron-sulfur cluster co-chaperone protein HscB-like protein, mitochondrial, which codes for MAAPLKRFAAAVSGARSRFRFPAAERAGQNQQLRPSATRKTCSIYAYNKENLLGTGLMLFPPARLAARSSSGACWNCSEALTRTDIICRRCESLQEISHTLNFFEVLDEKAKYDFDASKLQEKFRELQRLLHPDKFATRSKKEQVLSDNLSALVNQAYQTLSKPDKRAKYLLKLSGKDLDSVVLDAAFLGRMMELNEEVASIEEQHDQKSAEEYLKIVQTEMEQVTKQLSAAFEKDSLDQASIELAKLKYLRNVEAKLKDVIEQ